The proteins below are encoded in one region of Campylobacter helveticus:
- a CDS encoding carbon-nitrogen hydrolase family protein, with product MSKIAALQFPTLSLSESRLDYYLKAAKESGANLVVLGEYVLNSFFTELLTMPKSMIKEQSEAKKKSLENLAKKHELEIIAPFVSVETKGFRKVCLKVSPSIVKTYEQQILMPYAHWNEAKFFINKTDKIKLFSFTYERLKCALLFGFETHFDIFWQEIRVKKIDLVIVPSACTFGSQKRWEELLKTRAFLNQVSILRVNRIGSAKHSEEWKFYGDSFFIDAFGEMKDRLGEEEEMLIAQPQSANEARKIWTFDKIIKDYENERNFK from the coding sequence ATGAGTAAAATTGCCGCTTTGCAGTTTCCTACGCTTTCTTTAAGCGAATCAAGGCTTGATTATTATCTCAAAGCTGCAAAGGAAAGTGGAGCAAATTTGGTTGTTTTGGGTGAATATGTGCTAAATAGCTTTTTTACAGAGCTTTTAACTATGCCTAAATCGATGATTAAAGAGCAAAGTGAAGCGAAAAAAAAGAGCCTCGAAAATTTAGCTAAAAAGCACGAGCTTGAAATCATTGCTCCTTTTGTAAGTGTCGAAACAAAGGGTTTTAGGAAAGTTTGCCTTAAGGTTTCTCCTAGTATCGTTAAAACTTACGAACAGCAAATTTTAATGCCTTACGCCCATTGGAATGAGGCGAAATTTTTTATCAATAAAACCGATAAAATCAAGCTTTTTAGCTTCACTTACGAGAGGTTAAAATGCGCCTTACTTTTTGGCTTTGAAACGCATTTTGATATATTTTGGCAAGAAATTCGGGTAAAAAAGATTGATTTGGTTATCGTGCCTAGTGCTTGCACTTTTGGGAGTCAAAAAAGATGGGAGGAGCTTTTAAAAACAAGGGCTTTTTTAAATCAAGTTAGCATTTTAAGAGTGAACCGCATAGGTAGTGCTAAACATAGCGAGGAGTGGAAATTTTATGGAGATAGCTTTTTTATCGATGCTTTTGGCGAGATGAAAGATAGGCTTGGTGAGGAAGAAGAAATGCTTATCGCTCAGCCACAAAGTGCCAATGAAGCTAGGAAAATTTGGACTTTTGATAAGATTATTAAAGATTATGAAAATGAACGAAATTTTAAGTAA
- the xseB gene encoding exodeoxyribonuclease VII small subunit — MSFEENLKKANEALTRLNEEELSLEESVKIYKLGLENIEKARFELEKAKLEVEKIDE; from the coding sequence GTGAGTTTTGAAGAAAATTTAAAAAAGGCTAACGAAGCCTTAACAAGACTTAATGAAGAAGAATTAAGCCTTGAAGAAAGTGTGAAAATTTATAAATTAGGGCTTGAAAATATAGAAAAAGCAAGGTTTGAGCTTGAAAAAGCAAAATTAGAAGTGGAGAAAATCGATGAGTAA
- a CDS encoding histidine phosphotransferase: MGILTKLELEHDIDEVERFLEFFRTMCDRFEPLIIKLGSDKIKYKEAISELETLAHNTAWAARRLNLDEVTDFCVFCEEMMAQAKRFEGPASEEFMDWMLLMGDQFEKYCKSYENDASILAVFNPLIVNVPNVISK, translated from the coding sequence ATGGGAATTTTAACAAAATTAGAACTTGAACACGATATAGATGAAGTAGAGAGGTTTTTAGAGTTTTTTCGCACGATGTGCGATAGATTTGAACCCTTAATCATTAAGCTTGGAAGCGATAAAATCAAATATAAAGAAGCGATAAGTGAGCTTGAAACTTTAGCACATAATACTGCTTGGGCTGCAAGACGGCTTAATTTGGACGAGGTTACGGATTTTTGTGTTTTTTGCGAAGAGATGATGGCACAAGCGAAGCGTTTTGAGGGTCCTGCAAGTGAAGAATTTATGGACTGGATGCTTTTGATGGGTGATCAGTTTGAAAAGTATTGTAAGAGTTATGAAAATGATGCTTCCATTTTAGCTGTTTTTAATCCTTTAATTGTTAATGTTCCAAATGTTATTTCTAAGTAA
- the trpC gene encoding indole-3-glycerol phosphate synthase TrpC, with product MILEEIFLKTKEELKKRKMALPYDMLGRSLASNPFFPKDVCKALKRVDEEIKIIAEVKKASPSKGVLRENFEPLSIALNYEKNFAAAISVLTEPFYFQGSLEYLSLIRRYTQIPLLRKDFIFDEYQLLEALVYGADFVLLIAKMLSAKELKKLLEFSRHLGLEALVEIHDKEDLTKAILVGADIIGINHRNLEDFTMDMSLCEKLIPQIPNSKIIIAESGLEDKDFLKELQKIGVDAFLIGEYFMKQNDEGKALKALCED from the coding sequence ATGATTTTAGAAGAAATTTTTTTAAAAACAAAAGAGGAATTAAAAAAGCGTAAAATGGCTTTGCCTTACGATATGTTAGGGCGTTCTTTGGCTTCAAATCCTTTCTTTCCAAAAGATGTTTGTAAGGCGTTAAAAAGGGTAGATGAAGAGATAAAAATCATCGCCGAGGTAAAAAAAGCTAGTCCTAGCAAAGGGGTTTTAAGGGAGAATTTTGAGCCTTTAAGCATTGCTTTAAATTATGAGAAAAATTTTGCCGCAGCGATTTCTGTTTTAACTGAGCCTTTTTATTTTCAAGGTTCTTTAGAATATCTTAGCCTCATTCGTCGCTATACGCAAATTCCACTGCTTAGAAAAGATTTTATTTTTGACGAATACCAGCTTTTAGAAGCTTTAGTTTATGGGGCGGATTTTGTGCTTTTAATCGCTAAGATGTTGAGTGCAAAAGAGCTTAAAAAACTTTTGGAATTTAGCAGACATTTAGGGCTTGAAGCTTTGGTGGAAATCCACGATAAAGAGGACTTAACCAAGGCGATTTTAGTGGGAGCTGATATTATAGGGATAAATCATAGAAATTTAGAAGATTTTACTATGGATATGAGTCTTTGTGAAAAGCTTATTCCTCAAATTCCTAATTCTAAAATAATAATTGCAGAAAGTGGTTTGGAGGATAAGGATTTTTTAAAAGAGCTTCAAAAAATAGGCGTTGATGCCTTTTTAATAGGGGAATATTTTATGAAGCAAAACGATGAGGGTAAGGCACTAAAAGCCTTATGTGAGGATTAA
- a CDS encoding tetratricopeptide repeat protein, producing the protein MYRNYLFIIITCLFLTSCASKNALNDVEFKPVKENALDKALMRAFVCEYYGEFKCARDIYLDLFEKNKNAKFLEQAFFLSLSYNLNKTKELNEKAQQFLETSSNIKRLSVLYSLSNMDLARAQKLALELLKDDDYPGNYELYGDILLRKNQLREALKYYQIAYKQLPNEVMALKMVGIYTLLNDTKGMKKFLINVRKKQGCSLKTCVLLSKIYLDEKNYKELESVYLELYELSLNENFLFALIEIYNKQNQKEKALKLALQYDLNDELKVFLFQNLKQFDKAKELSLKLYQASGDKEHLLRAAVFEFEEASAKAKPDLKVAKSVAKKFEEAMTKESAPLYLNYYGYLLIDYELDVKKGIELVELALQNEPNNFYYLDSLAWGYYKLKECEKAWDILKPTFADKEFANSSESKEHQKAIKACIK; encoded by the coding sequence ATGTATAGGAATTACTTATTTATCATAATTACTTGCCTTTTTTTAACATCTTGTGCAAGTAAAAATGCTTTAAATGATGTGGAATTTAAGCCAGTAAAAGAAAACGCTTTAGATAAAGCATTGATGAGGGCTTTTGTGTGCGAGTATTATGGAGAATTTAAATGTGCTAGAGATATTTACTTAGACTTATTTGAAAAAAACAAAAATGCCAAATTTTTGGAACAAGCTTTCTTTTTAAGCCTTTCTTACAACCTAAATAAAACAAAAGAGCTAAATGAAAAAGCACAACAATTTCTTGAAACAAGCTCCAACATTAAGCGTTTAAGTGTGCTTTATTCTCTTTCAAATATGGATTTAGCAAGAGCGCAAAAATTAGCCCTTGAACTTTTAAAAGACGATGATTATCCCGGAAATTACGAGCTTTATGGAGATATTTTATTAAGAAAAAATCAATTAAGAGAAGCTTTGAAATATTATCAAATAGCTTACAAGCAATTGCCAAATGAAGTAATGGCTCTTAAAATGGTAGGAATTTATACGCTTTTAAATGATACTAAAGGGATGAAAAAATTCCTCATTAATGTGCGTAAAAAGCAAGGGTGTAGCTTAAAAACTTGTGTGCTTTTATCTAAAATTTACTTGGATGAGAAAAATTATAAAGAGCTTGAAAGTGTTTATTTGGAGCTTTACGAATTAAGTTTAAACGAGAATTTTTTATTCGCTTTAATCGAAATTTATAACAAGCAAAATCAAAAAGAAAAAGCTTTAAAATTGGCTTTGCAGTATGATTTAAATGATGAGCTTAAGGTTTTTTTGTTTCAAAATTTAAAGCAATTTGATAAGGCAAAGGAGCTGAGTTTAAAACTCTATCAAGCAAGTGGAGATAAAGAGCATTTGCTTCGTGCGGCTGTGTTTGAATTTGAAGAAGCAAGTGCGAAAGCAAAGCCTGATTTGAAAGTTGCTAAAAGTGTAGCCAAGAAATTTGAAGAGGCGATGACAAAAGAAAGCGCACCGCTTTATTTAAATTATTATGGCTATTTGTTGATTGATTACGAATTAGATGTGAAAAAAGGCATTGAACTTGTTGAGCTCGCTTTACAAAATGAGCCGAATAATTTTTATTATTTAGATTCTTTGGCTTGGGGATATTATAAATTAAAAGAATGTGAAAAGGCTTGGGACATTTTAAAACCAACTTTTGCAGATAAAGAATTTGCTAACTCTAGTGAAAGTAAAGAGCATCAAAAAGCGATAAAGGCTTGTATAAAATGA
- a CDS encoding HIT family protein yields MEYLYAPWRSEYLEEKDELCPFCACANKLKSDAELGVLFRAKHCLGVMNRYPYTPGHFMVIPYKHEEHIENLSEETWSEMSVFVREGVKILKECLKASGVNIGMNLSTAAGAGIAPHCHYHLVPRWSGDTNFITSIGQTRICGADVEKIYQKLLKAFNARRA; encoded by the coding sequence ATGGAATATCTTTACGCGCCTTGGAGAAGTGAATATTTAGAGGAAAAAGATGAGCTTTGCCCATTTTGTGCGTGTGCAAATAAGCTTAAAAGTGATGCCGAGCTTGGGGTGCTTTTTAGGGCAAAACATTGTTTGGGCGTGATGAATCGCTACCCTTATACACCGGGGCATTTTATGGTTATCCCCTATAAACACGAGGAACACATAGAAAATTTGAGTGAAGAAACTTGGAGTGAAATGAGTGTTTTTGTGCGTGAGGGTGTTAAAATTTTAAAAGAATGTTTAAAAGCAAGTGGGGTTAATATCGGTATGAATTTAAGCACCGCTGCAGGTGCTGGTATAGCACCACATTGTCATTATCATCTTGTGCCACGCTGGAGTGGCGATACAAATTTCATTACCTCCATAGGACAAACTAGAATTTGTGGAGCGGATGTAGAAAAAATTTATCAAAAACTTCTCAAGGCTTTTAATGCTAGAAGAGCTTGA
- the mnmH gene encoding tRNA 2-selenouridine(34) synthase MnmH, with the protein MLEELDYEEFLKQKFDALIDARSPLEFSHSHLKNALNFYALNNEQHQEVGTLYKKNQAQSKAKGAQYICANMARHIPLFTSEFRIGAKVGIYCARGGLRSKSIAVILSELGYRVTRLKGGFKAYRTYLNEFFAKPLNCELLVLCGNTGCGKTELLELLKPSINLEKMANHLGSSFGDILGEQPSQKTFDEALFHSMQTKLAFIESESRKIGTVILPLKLYEALQNGFKIHCFASKEKRIERIEKLYKSKMNEENFYRSLTKISPYISLNLRLDLEEAFKKEQWQRLISMLLDYYDKTYKRSSQVDYELLTDDILRAKEELMALYEEKFKALKSS; encoded by the coding sequence ATGCTAGAAGAGCTTGATTATGAAGAATTTTTAAAGCAAAAATTTGACGCATTAATTGACGCAAGAAGCCCCTTGGAATTTTCCCATTCTCATCTTAAAAACGCGCTAAATTTTTACGCATTGAATAATGAACAACATCAAGAAGTTGGCACTTTGTATAAGAAAAATCAAGCCCAATCCAAAGCAAAAGGTGCGCAATACATTTGTGCAAATATGGCAAGGCATATCCCACTTTTCACAAGCGAATTTAGAATAGGTGCGAAGGTGGGAATTTATTGTGCTAGGGGTGGGTTGCGTTCAAAATCTATTGCTGTGATTTTAAGTGAGCTAGGTTATAGAGTTACGCGTTTAAAGGGTGGCTTTAAGGCTTATAGGACATACTTAAATGAATTTTTTGCAAAGCCTCTAAATTGTGAATTGCTTGTGTTGTGTGGTAATACAGGCTGTGGGAAAACTGAGCTTTTGGAGCTTTTAAAGCCTTCGATTAATTTAGAAAAAATGGCGAATCATTTAGGTTCTTCTTTTGGAGATATTTTAGGGGAGCAGCCTAGTCAAAAAACTTTTGATGAGGCTTTGTTTCATTCTATGCAGACAAAACTTGCTTTTATAGAAAGTGAAAGTCGTAAAATTGGCACGGTGATTCTGCCTTTAAAGCTTTATGAGGCTTTGCAAAATGGTTTTAAAATTCATTGCTTTGCCTCAAAAGAGAAGCGTATAGAGCGTATAGAAAAGCTTTATAAATCTAAGATGAATGAGGAAAATTTTTATCGCTCTTTGACTAAGATTAGCCCTTACATAAGTTTAAATTTGCGACTTGATTTAGAAGAAGCTTTTAAAAAAGAGCAGTGGCAAAGACTTATTTCTATGCTTTTGGATTATTATGATAAAACTTATAAAAGAAGTTCGCAGGTAGATTATGAGCTTTTAACAGATGATATTTTAAGAGCCAAAGAAGAACTTATGGCTCTTTATGAAGAAAAATTTAAAGCTCTAAAGTCATCTTAA
- a CDS encoding YkgJ family cysteine cluster protein — translation MIFKEGFEYGFDGSKCESCGGKCCTGESGHIFIAKEEINLLMEHFNLDELEFKERFLRKVGFRLSLKEKEFEGGFACIFFDTKKRNCSIYALRPAQCKSFPFWDYFKTHKKELEKECIGITYLS, via the coding sequence ATGATTTTTAAAGAGGGTTTTGAGTATGGTTTTGATGGCTCTAAGTGTGAGAGTTGTGGGGGGAAGTGTTGCACGGGAGAAAGTGGGCATATTTTCATCGCCAAAGAAGAAATAAACCTTTTAATGGAGCATTTTAACTTAGATGAGTTAGAATTTAAAGAGCGTTTTTTAAGAAAAGTGGGGTTCAGATTAAGCCTAAAGGAAAAAGAATTTGAAGGAGGCTTTGCTTGTATTTTTTTTGACACAAAGAAGAGAAATTGTTCGATTTACGCTTTGCGTCCAGCCCAGTGCAAAAGCTTTCCGTTTTGGGATTATTTTAAAACACATAAAAAGGAATTAGAAAAAGAATGTATAGGAATTACTTATTTATCATAA
- a CDS encoding tRNA1(Val) (adenine(37)-N6)-methyltransferase has product MRILKFFQFKNAYRYNSDSLLLSAFILEDRLSKTTLLDVGSGCGIIGILLKNSYADLKLSLLEIQEENITLIRENLRQNALEAEIFHNDFKEFKSKIKFDYIVCNPPFYRQDALKSANLHKSVSKNACFLPLEDLVRGVNSLLTPRGSFYFCYEALALSEICVLLEKYKLKMTKIRFVHSKNGAKARLVLVRVCKSSKSPCEVSSPLFVYEGGNLSEEMRGLSAKFRIESYDF; this is encoded by the coding sequence ATGCGAATTTTAAAATTCTTTCAGTTTAAAAACGCTTATCGTTATAATAGCGACTCCTTGCTTTTAAGTGCTTTCATATTAGAAGATAGATTAAGCAAAACAACACTTTTGGATGTGGGTTCTGGATGTGGAATTATAGGAATTTTGTTAAAAAATTCTTATGCTGATTTAAAGCTCTCTTTACTTGAGATTCAGGAAGAAAACATTACCCTTATTAGAGAAAATTTGAGACAAAATGCGCTTGAGGCAGAAATTTTTCATAATGATTTTAAAGAATTTAAGAGTAAAATTAAATTTGACTACATAGTTTGCAATCCTCCATTTTATAGACAAGACGCGTTAAAAAGTGCAAATTTGCATAAGAGTGTAAGTAAAAATGCCTGTTTTTTACCACTTGAGGATTTGGTAAGGGGGGTCAATTCTTTGCTTACTCCGCGTGGGAGTTTTTATTTTTGTTACGAGGCTTTGGCTTTAAGTGAAATTTGTGTGCTTTTAGAGAAATACAAGCTAAAAATGACTAAAATTCGCTTCGTTCATAGTAAAAATGGAGCTAAGGCAAGGCTTGTTTTAGTTAGAGTATGCAAAAGCTCGAAAAGTCCTTGTGAGGTCAGTTCGCCATTATTTGTTTATGAGGGAGGAAATTTAAGCGAAGAAATGCGTGGGCTTAGTGCGAAATTTAGGATAGAAAGTTATGATTTTTAA
- a CDS encoding motility associated factor glycosyltransferase family protein, with protein MKLGKFGLLIRLLKIMKMNEILSKNLNALRNDKLKTKLLAFINGGGGGEFRRFSIDENSNIFDKQNQVLMYEDMGAELDFVENAILSQTKRYPFIFIYGIGNALLLKRLCRAHYQHIFVLEGNLELLILALSKVDLSEELKLGGIHVLDSEDSFAEFELSFYFNNPLILELHSLYGLFIQNSYYEKFFHQQMLNADLLCRKVINNVLNAKGVSIPDAIFKTYENFLLNAKTMLHSVPFQRLLSQRKKSFKSAVVVSAGPSLSGNLALLKKYEENFVIFCVDGAYSVLCQNGITPDYVINNDYHNNALKFFNASGKDETIFLCSSLSAFEVVEHLENRNLCIILDPEDPNVKLNFLDDFGYVNPGLFVSYFAYCIAVTLGFENIIMLGQDFALSKEGNSHADGFSLGVRVETNWYNDYFEVEGFGGGHKVITHPVWNIYRIYLEGFIANHSHLTTFYNVSQTGARIHNAIETSFEECCVKFATELKSHLELPKSLTLNKSQKILDKFVVFVKENIKACEDIDMEALTLQNALTTILNSNKDLPLEFLQKVDLNIRNFNTLLVNNKFLQDGKLAHCVIKRGDLIAEVYKKNIIDEKEFMLHIINAFEKWLEFFRVNLKIKKSLLEKFLNQKE; from the coding sequence ATGAAGCTAGGAAAATTTGGACTTTTGATAAGATTATTAAAGATTATGAAAATGAACGAAATTTTAAGTAAAAATTTAAATGCTTTAAGAAATGATAAGCTTAAAACTAAGCTTTTAGCCTTTATTAATGGGGGGGGGGGGGGTGAGTTTAGGCGTTTTAGCATTGATGAGAATTCAAATATTTTTGATAAACAAAATCAAGTTTTGATGTATGAGGATATGGGTGCCGAGCTTGACTTTGTGGAAAACGCTATATTATCACAGACAAAGCGTTATCCTTTTATTTTCATCTATGGTATAGGAAATGCTCTGCTTTTAAAAAGGCTTTGTAGGGCACATTACCAGCACATTTTCGTGCTTGAGGGAAATTTGGAATTATTAATTTTAGCTTTGAGTAAAGTAGATTTGAGTGAGGAGCTAAAATTGGGTGGGATTCATGTGCTAGATAGCGAAGATTCTTTTGCGGAATTTGAGCTTTCTTTTTATTTTAATAACCCCCTCATTTTAGAGCTTCACTCTCTTTACGGACTTTTTATACAAAATAGCTATTATGAGAAATTTTTTCATCAGCAAATGTTAAATGCCGATTTGCTTTGCCGTAAAGTAATTAATAATGTCTTAAATGCTAAGGGTGTGAGCATACCAGATGCTATTTTTAAAACTTATGAGAATTTTTTACTCAATGCTAAAACTATGCTTCATTCTGTGCCTTTTCAAAGGCTTCTTTCACAGAGGAAAAAAAGCTTTAAAAGTGCTGTTGTGGTATCTGCTGGACCATCACTGAGTGGGAATTTAGCTTTGCTTAAAAAATATGAAGAAAATTTTGTGATTTTTTGTGTTGATGGGGCTTATTCTGTGCTTTGTCAAAATGGTATTACGCCTGATTATGTGATAAATAATGACTATCACAATAATGCCCTGAAATTTTTTAATGCAAGTGGTAAAGATGAGACGATATTTTTATGCTCTTCTCTTTCGGCTTTTGAAGTCGTGGAGCATCTAGAAAATAGGAATTTATGTATCATACTTGACCCTGAAGACCCTAATGTAAAATTAAATTTCTTAGATGATTTTGGCTATGTAAATCCGGGACTTTTTGTTTCTTATTTTGCGTATTGCATTGCGGTGACACTTGGTTTTGAAAATATTATTATGTTAGGGCAGGATTTTGCTCTTTCAAAAGAGGGAAATTCGCACGCCGATGGCTTTAGCCTCGGCGTGCGAGTGGAGACAAATTGGTATAATGATTATTTTGAAGTAGAGGGTTTTGGCGGTGGACATAAGGTTATAACGCATCCGGTGTGGAATATTTATCGTATTTATTTGGAAGGCTTTATAGCAAATCACTCCCACTTGACGACTTTTTATAATGTCTCACAAACAGGCGCTAGGATACATAACGCCATAGAAACAAGCTTTGAGGAATGTTGCGTAAAATTCGCTACCGAGTTAAAATCTCATCTTGAACTTCCAAAATCTTTAACGCTGAATAAAAGTCAAAAAATTTTAGATAAATTTGTCGTTTTTGTGAAAGAAAACATAAAGGCTTGTGAGGACATAGATATGGAGGCTTTAACCCTACAAAATGCTCTTACAACTATTTTAAATTCCAACAAAGATTTGCCTTTAGAATTTTTGCAAAAGGTGGATTTAAATATAAGAAATTTCAATACCTTACTTGTTAATAATAAATTCCTTCAAGATGGGAAATTAGCACATTGCGTGATTAAAAGAGGGGACTTAATCGCTGAAGTTTATAAAAAAAATATTATTGATGAAAAAGAATTTATGCTTCATATCATCAATGCTTTTGAAAAGTGGTTAGAATTTTTTAGGGTGAATTTAAAGATTAAAAAATCTCTACTAGAAAAATTTTTAAATCAAAAAGAGTAA